TCTCTTCACGTTTCGTGGGCTGCGCGGGTGTGTGTGTTGCGCAGAACGGCTTGGCGGCGCACTACGGCTTAGGCGTGGATCTGTGGAGCGCAGGGTGCATCATCGCAGAGATGATTCGCGGCATTCCGCTCTTCAAAGGCACGCAGGAATTTGAAGTCCTCATCCGCGTGACCAAAGTCCTCGGCACTCCGACCGAGGAAGAATGGACCAACTGTTGCAGGTGAGACCCCAATTGGACGAACGGGGCGCCAACTAGAGCACAACCCTGCGCCGGGCCGTCCCCATGCCTGCctacacaaatatatatatgcataaatATCTATATATAACGCTGTATATAGATCTACATGTTTATTTACGTGTTTATGTGTGCAAATACTTGAGGGTGGATTGTCGCGCGTCCACTGGGTCCGTCACGACTGGCGCCTGTGGCTCCGAGCTTCGTccttccctccccccccccccctcttcccTCTTCCGATTGGTATGTTTGTCACTCCAGAACGTCGTTCATCGCTGATGCGAGTTGTCTGTTgtcgcgcgtgtgcagcctGCAGCACTACCCGTTTCGAAACCGCTCGGAGAGCCACTTTTTTTCTGAACACGACAAACGGCAGAACCTGAACGTGGTGCTGCAAGGGAAGTTGGATCTCGACGGCCTCGACCTCCTAGCGCGCATGCTTGACTACAACCCCTACCGACGCATcaccgccgccgaggccctgAGTCACCAATGGTAACTCCTGTCGCCTGCTTCGATACACCCACGTACACAGCGAGCTTGCGTTTGTATCTTAATGTACttggagacgcagagaaatcGAGGATAtacgcgcagcagacacgcACAAGAAGCGAACGGCGAGGGAAGCGTGACGGAAGTCCTTGTTGCGGGCAAGCCGCCTCCCCCACCTCGTCTGCCTGCGAATAGGGGACGAGAGGCATTGCTGTGAATGTTCGCCGCGCTGTGCACTCGCGCTTCAGTGACTGTGCGGCTCAGATCGACGTGGCGATGCTCCCTTGGTTTGTGCCTTGTGCTGCTGTCTCAGGTTCACGGATGTCTGCTTTCAGCAGCTCGACGGAATCGGTGTGCACAACTGGTACCTCGACGTGCTCAAGTTCCGCCTCGGCGAGAAGACCTTCGAGGCGATGGAGCGACACCGCCCCCACGTGCTGAAGAGTACGCGGCTGTCGCACGTGATCTGTCAACGCAACTACAAAGGCGCGCTACTGCAGCGCATCAatcgcgtcttccgcgaaATTGGCGGCTTTCAAGACAGAGAAAAAGTCGACTACTGGCGCGCCGGTGAGTCAGCGGAAGACAGCGTCGACGAGCAAAAAAAAGTGGACAACTTGGAAagcgcagaaaagagaagggGGGAGTCAGAAAAGGGCCACAAAAGACGACGcgggaggagaagagaggaaaagaatAGAGTTGAGAAACGCAGACTCCGGCATATGGCAGTGACGCCACGCGGTCATAGAAAGACGAGTTGCAGGTGGCGGAAGTCTCTCGGGTGTTGGAGTCCGCTTGCATGCTGCGGCACGCGGATTAACCGATGCCCGAGGATCTTTCTGTGTCCTGTGTCTCTTCGGTCTTTCATAGCCAACCGTGTTGTCCTCGCTTTGGTCGCCTTTCTTCCGTTCTCATTTTCTCTCTTTGTTCCGCTCTTTGTGTTCGCCCCTGGAGCGCCTGGCAGGGAAGTCTCGAGTTGTCGGTTGTGTGTGGGGGGTTGAACGAGAGCGCGATTCCCGTCTGGCGTGTCGTGTGttcttcctttttctcaGTCCTtgcggcagaggaggcccagcagcggagacggcggcggtcCCAgctggcgcccgcagcggcgtcgccgcctcccctctGTTCTTggccgtcttctccgccatcctcttcctcgccgcgctgtccTGCACATGCGCCTCCCAGCGGAGCGGAGGGCCGCCGCCATCGCGCcgcttctttctcgcgcgtTGGCTGTCtgtgcgcggcctctggcgtGCAGCCTTCTCCCCGGAACCCGAGTCAGGCTTCGCaccgcgcctctccctcttcggTGGCGTATGAGTCACCgttcgcgtccgcgtcgtccgACGAAAACTGTCCACCAGGTCTCCTCGATCAGCAGTCgtctctgtcgtcttccCTGGCGCTGGAAAAGGCAGCAGGCGGTGTGCCCTCGAAGGGCGGCAAGTTGAAGAAAgacacgcgagagaaagatgGACCGGCGCCTCCCGTCTCCCTCCGACCCGACGAGCCcccggtctccgccgcggccctcgctgccgcgccttcgctgctgcttcacGCGACGGACATGTGCACCCGAGGAGGTGGCCAAGTGGAGAGGACGCTTCTCGGTCTCGAAAAaagcgcgcgagacggccgtgcgcgctcgcgcggtgCGCCTGAAGCTGACAAGGGCTGTCTTCTGGCAGAGGGACGTGCAGGGGGGAGGCCACGGAACGCGCAGAGCGAAACAGCCGTGAGCGGTgtggcgtcctcctcgcggcctgcggtCGCCGAGAGTCGAAcgcgtcctctgcagagTCCCGCAGGcacagccgcgcggcctgccgaCTGCCAAAAAGGCCGACCCGAACCAGACGggcgccgctcctcttcgctgggGTCTCTGCGCGGCACTAACGTCGCTCACATGCTCCTGGCAAACCCCCTCAgttcgctctcgctgctctcAAACCGCAGCTTGTTTgaagctcctcctcctgcaggCGACCAAGCGGACCCAGAGCGGGaagggagacagaggcgcggcgatACCCCTCGAGACAGCGAAAGAGAGGCcggggaggctgcggagagggGAGCCGAGTCGGCGAGCGAcgggctgcgcggcagcggccctCCGGGGtcggcgcgggggggcggaCAGCTCACACGCAGCGAACCacgagggggaggggcggcggagtcgcaggAAGACGGCCGTCCCGACGGGCTCGTGTCTGtggaggagagaaagcgtAATCCGCCTTCGTCaccgtctccctctcttgtTCTTCCTCTCTTGCTTTGCGGAGCCAGCGAAAATGAGCCTGAGGCCGGCGGATCTCTTCAAGAGCCCGAGGGACGCTCACAGGACctgagacgcgcgagagaaggccACGATGCTCCaaaagcagaagagaaacgcCCGTCCAAAAGACGACTTGTAGCCCCCAGCGGtaagcagaagcagcggacAGAGCATACTTTTTTGGCAAGGCGTCAGGCCACGCTTCAACTTGCGAATTCTCTCAAAGCCGGTCTCACACCGGTTTGCCTGTTGACTGCCGTCTGCACACGTGTGAGCGCACGCAGTGTTTGAATAGGTAGAAGCATGTGCGAATGTTAGGCGGCGGAAACACCACCGCAGAGCTGTTTTCGTGGCGTTTCGTGCGCGGTGTCGGATAATGTGGACCTCGCTTCAATCGCTTGAAGATCTGGTGGCGCTTTCGGGGCTTCGTCTGAGCAAACGGATGCAGCCACGTACGCCCCATACTAGCGCGAGAAGGGTCGCTGCACAGCTGCCTAGCAGGTGTCTCTAGGCATCTCTTCGACTTCAGCGCAGCCCTGGCTTGGCCTCACCCTAAGCTATCCAGTCCCTGTCTCTGCTCGTCTTCGCATGCGGacaggcagcgccggcgggtgcggctcctccttctctgtcgGGTCAGAACGCccgcaggcagaggcgctgaGTGTACGGTGTCCGCGGCtgagcagcggagacggccaAGGCCTCGGGGCGGACGGCAccgcgcgggggcggccCAGTCTGCGGttgaggagacgcgcggcggaagagagcGGTGCTGAGGAAGGCTTAGTTCAgccttctgcgtcctcggcaCAAGCAGAGGACGATGCCCTTGCCCCCCCGGCGGATAAGCAGGGCGCGAgtctgcgcttcgcctctgtcgctgtGGCCTCGGCTGCACAGGGCGGCggtccgcgtcgtctcggcACCGCACGGGCTCAGCAGGCGGTgactgcggcgcgagaagTGCCTCGGGCgcaagaggcagaagacCCGGACTGCGTGAACGAGAAGGGCGCACCGGGCGGCTGCGTGAAGAAACAGgtgccggcgcaggcgccggcggctcgtTCGAGGAGGtgtctcgcgctctccgcgtccggggggcgtctgctgctttcCCCACCGGCGAGCGGCACAGCAAGCAGCGGGGCTGCGCAGCAAGAGGGTGAGCGCGCGAAAAAAAGGTCTCAAAAAAAACGATGAAGTCCGCCGGTCTCTGCCTGGTGATTTGAGAATTTCAAGTGTGTGTTCAAGTGTCTCTGTGTCGCAACTTCCAGGTCTCTCCCGCGCGTTAATGCGTGGGGGGCGGGTTTGTATTGTCACTTTAAATAATTCCGCTCAGTTGCATTTGTTGCATGAACGGAGTGTTTTCTCGCAGGGCTGTCTAGCGTTTGGAAAGTGTCCTGCTTCGAAAAGAGACTGGTGCGCTTCGATGTTAGCTGGCGCATCCAGGCGCGAAGTTTTTTTCCGAGTTTTATTCTCTGCGTATTCGCACAAAGAGTTTGCGCACATGGATATCCTTGGGCGGGCGCGGTCTTGTGTGTCGTTGGTTCTGAGGAACGAAACTTTATGGAAAAGGAGTCACGAGTTTTCCATTTAACAGTCCCATACGGCGCATCGGAGTTGCACCGGTCATAGCCCCTAACTCACACAATTACGCAGAAGTTCTAAAACGGTTTTTTGTGGTATCCTGTGGAGTATTTCCCGCCTTCGTTTCTCTTTCCTCCGTGGCGAGCAGAACGCGAGCGCGACCCACAGAGTCCCTCCTGCGTGAATCCGTTAGCGCTAAAAAGGCAAACTCCTGCAAAGGCTGAAAGAATTCGTACTTAAAATCGATTCATGGAGATCCCCGTCCTTGTTCGCCTCTGCTCCTTCGTGGTTTCTGGTGCCAGCTCCGTTCGCTCCTCTCATCTGTcctgtcgtcttctctgctctCCTTTTCGCTCCTGCATGCCCTGTATTTCGGCGTTGGATCGAGCGGATCATTTTTTGTGGTTTCATTTCCTTTCGCCGGGGCGTGATGTGAGCCGCGTTCTCTTGCGTGTGCCATTCCCTCAGGGCCGCCAAAGTCCCTTCCTTCGGCAGCGGGTTTTCGCGGGGGTGTGcggcgctccacgcgcgTTCAAGCGCTTGGAGCAGCCAGCcacgtctctgcgccttcgggTGCCGTCAAAGAGGGAGATTTGGAGGGCAccgcgtctgtctccgcggcgaccgacgccagagagaaggcgaaacggACGCTGGGGGCGCCCCCATCCACCGCGCCTCCTGGCAAGaagtctgctgcggctgccagTGAGGGGCAGGAAgacagcgcggcgagtcgcggcgCAAGTCTGAAAGCCGGtgagagaggggagagaagaggcctGACACCATCCGCAGTTGCTGAGGCAACCgcaaagagagaaaggaacGAAGCGCTGAGCAAGAAAGAGACAGTCAGAGCATCGGCTGGCGCAAAGGGCCGCAGaaggggcggcgcgagcgcggcgggtcGCAGCACTGTCGCGTGAGAGCTTGGCGCTTCGGTTGCATTCGAGCTCACCGGGAGCTCCCACAGCACTTGAGATCTGAGCGACACAGCTCGCAGAAGGGCATCGCGCAAACGCCAGcgtggcggcagccgcagagtgACGCGAAAAGAAACAGATCATGAAGAATTAggggcgcgggagacagaggaaggcggaagaCAGGCACAGATGGCCGCCACAGAGCTAGACTAGACGCTAGGCATGTTGTAGGCAAACATGCATACGCCATCCACACACAGCGGAGTGGGATTGAGAGGAAGAACGAATGATCCGCCTGGCGAAAGCGGGGGGCAGCActcaggcgaagaagagagcacTGACAGATAACCAGATATGTGGGAGCAAAATCTTGTCCAAAATAGGTGTTTTCTTTCCCCGTCCACCCTCCTTGAGTGCTCTTCAACTTGTCTTAGACGCGTGAGTGAATACTGTCTGTAGAAAACCAGGTTGATTCAGATGCGGAAAAAACGAAATGAGGCATATGTCTCTTCTGCTCCTCTGGTGAGCTGCCTCCCTCGAGGCAAGCGCGTCTTCCGCAAAGCGGGGACTCTCGGGTCTGGTCACCACTCGGTGGAAGCGCTTCTTTCCTCATCAGTCGTCCCTCGCTCCTTCCGTGACGATTCCTCCCCTCAGAGCTCCTCAgcttcctctgctgcctgtcGAGCTTGCGAGCCACGtttttcttccgccgcctcttccgaAACTTGTTTTTCGTTCTTCCCCGCTGAGAACCCAGGGCGGGATTTTCTGTCCGTAGCCcgtggcgtctccgcgtcagGAGCGTTTGCGTTTATAAAGGCCCTCGATTGCGTCCGCGAGTCTGACGCGGTCGACAAGTCGCCGTCGCTTTCAACGTTGTGAACGGCAGTCGCTCGCGAGGAATCAGGCACAGTAGCCCCTTGCACGAGGACGCCGGTAGGTTTTACGTGGTGCGGGAGACCTCCCACGTAGAACACCGTGCCCGCCGATTGCTGCTGGCCGTTGCTGTTTTGTTGGTAGATGCGGTAGATGCCGTCTTCATACGCTGGATCCCACGCCGCCTCAGGTTCCGCCGCAGGCACGGGGACTGAAGCCTCAAGGGCCGGCGCAAGGATCACTGACGTCGTAGTCCACGACGACAGACGCTCGAACagtttctccctctcccacTCTTGCGTTATGGCGGCAGACAACAGGCGAAATGCATTCTCTGTGCAAAAAGGAGACGAATGCAGACACGTCAAAATATGTGGGAACGTAAACACACAAGGCTCCCGAAAGAATAAACTGCACTAGCGGCCTTTCCTAACAATGGGGCGGGCGGTTGTGGTTCGTCAAAAGAGCCGTTCTGAATCAATCCTGGGCGAGCTCTAGGTCTACGTACGATGAAAGCAAGGAGGCTTGGCACTTCGCTTCAACTAGTGACACTTTCGGAGAGAAACGACAGTCGCATCACGTGTATTGACGGTACAGGGGGTGGCCACCAGAAAACCGGTTAGGC
The Besnoitia besnoiti strain Bb-Ger1 chromosome VIII, whole genome shotgun sequence genome window above contains:
- a CDS encoding putative cell-cycle-associated protein kinase CDK (encoded by transcript BESB_083560), which translates into the protein MSLDDFKADLIDQVVPFRTTSVNGPSIERRLRLVERLGGGTYGDVYKAVEEDEDSQKSPMLRAREMPSSSASARGEAGERDAPSNAEKAGEKTEKNDESEKNYFAVKYYKDETRTIMDEGISCTTVRELSAVAGCGHHPNVVRMESLFVDPLPRLARAINQQRVAWARGQQSSLSAQQYAHLQSQIQKEELKPNQNFVFAAYEFCRGGDLKKLLALHRQNAGGADANHESGTGSPPPLSWGLPLRHAKRLAFQLLNGLAFLHSENLCHRDLKPDNLMLTGTDPETAVLKIGDLGLCRELRYNVGDITPTVCTIYYRPLEVLLGRIQPANDRDRAKYGNENGLAAHYGLGVDLWSAGCIIAEMIRGIPLFKGTQEFEVLIRVTKVLGTPTEEEWTNCCSLQHYPFRNRSESHFFSEHDKRQNLNVVLQGKLDLDGLDLLARMLDYNPYRRITAAEALSHQWFTDVCFQQLDGIGVHNWYLDVLKFRLGEKTFEAMERHRPHVLKSTRLSHVICQRNYKGALLQRINRVFREIGGFQDREKVDYWRAVLAAEEAQQRRRRRSQLAPAAASPPPLCSWPSSPPSSSSPRCPAHAPPSGAEGRRHRAASFSRVGCLCAASGVQPSPRNPSQASHRASPSSVAYESPFASASSDENCPPGLLDQQSSLSSSLALEKAAGGVPSKGGKLKKDTREKDGPAPPVSLRPDEPPVSAAALAAAPSLLLHATDMCTRGGGQVERTLLGLEKSARDGRARSRGAPEADKGCLLAEGRAGGRPRNAQSETAVSGVASSSRPAVAESRTRPLQSPAGTAARPADCQKGRPEPDGRRSSSLGSLRGTNVAHMLLANPLSSLSLLSNRSLFEAPPPAGDQADPEREGRQRRGDTPRDSEREAGEAAERGAESASDGLRGSGPPGSARGGGQLTRSEPRGGGAAESQEDGRPDGLVSVEERKRNPPSSPSPSLVLPLLLCGASENEPEAGGSLQEPEGRSQDLRRAREGHDAPKAEEKRPSKRRLVAPSAQPWLGLTLSYPVPVSARLRMRTGSAGGCGSSFSVGSERPQAEALSVRCPRLSSGDGQGLGADGTARGRPSLRLRRRAAEESGAEEGLVQPSASSAQAEDDALAPPADKQGASLRFASVAVASAAQGGGPRRLGTARAQQAVTAAREVPRAQEAEDPDCVNEKGAPGGCVKKQVPAQAPAARSRRCLALSASGGRLLLSPPASGTASSGAAQQEGPPKSLPSAAGFRGGVRRSTRVQALGAASHVSAPSGAVKEGDLEGTASVSAATDAREKAKRTLGAPPSTAPPGKKSAAAASEGQEDSAASRGASLKAGERGERRGLTPSAVAEATAKRERNEALSKKETVRASAGAKGRRRGGASAAGRSTVA